GTAGGGATTAATTCTGTTAACCAACTGGAAGTATATAAAGAATTTTTGAAATAATGAATACTTGTTTATATGGAGCTAGTGGTCATGGTAAAGTAATCTTAGAAATATTGAAGGCTTCAGGAAAAGTTGTTAGAGGTATTTTTGATGATTCTAAAAACTTGTCATCAAATTTACTAGGGACAAAAATATTAGGAGCTTTCTCTAAAGAGAAATGTAATACAGGCGATGAAATAATAATTTCAATAGGTGACAATAGGGTTAGAAACAGAATTGTAAATAAGCTTGATGTAAAGTTTGGTAAAGCTGTACATCCTAATGCTTTTATTTCTGAGACAGCAAGTATTGATGAAGGAACTGTGATAATGGCTGGGGCTGTTATTAATGCTGAGGCTAAGATAGGCAAGCATTGCATAATAAATACCAATTGTAATATTGATCATGATTGTAATATTAAAGATTATGTTCATATTTCACCAGGTGTTACTGTAACAGGAGGTGTTGAAGTAGAAATA
The nucleotide sequence above comes from Tenacibaculum singaporense. Encoded proteins:
- a CDS encoding acetyltransferase encodes the protein MNTCLYGASGHGKVILEILKASGKVVRGIFDDSKNLSSNLLGTKILGAFSKEKCNTGDEIIISIGDNRVRNRIVNKLDVKFGKAVHPNAFISETASIDEGTVIMAGAVINAEAKIGKHCIINTNCNIDHDCNIKDYVHISPGVTVTGGVEVEIGAHIGAGAVLIPNIRIGKWSTIGAGTVVIKDVPDFAVVVGNPGKIIKYRKEENE